A region of the Myxococcus stipitatus DSM 14675 genome:
CGCTGGGCGGGAGCAGTGACTGCGTGCCCATCAGCGCGGAGAGCCGCGAGCGCACCGCCGCCTCCGTCACGGGCATCAGCAGGCAGTCCTCCACGCCCTCCGCGTCCGCGGCCTCCAGCACCTCCGCGGGCGTGTGCGGCTCGGCGACCAGCGCCATCGTCGCTCCGGCCGCGCCCACGCGGGCCTTCAGCCCACCGAGCCCTCCCGGACCGCGCTCGTGCACCTGACGCCAGTGCACCAACACCAGCCGGGGGCGAGCACGCGACAACTCCAGGCCCACGGCTCCCGGCACCACGGCTTGCACGGACTCGAAGCCCAGCGACTTCGCCACGCGCGACACCACCAGCCACGCGTCCCCGGCCACTCCAACCCACAGCACGCGGGGCGCGGACAGCGCCTCACCCACGGCTGGACGGACAGGGCCTGGGGCCATCCTCATGCGGTGCCTCCGTGTATTCCCCCCGGCCCGCCCATCTCGCGCTCATCGAGATATGGGAATCAGCCGCTCGCCGAATACTCCCCCTGGCAAGATTCCAGGGAGAGTTGGGGAATACACGACAGAGGCAACACACCGCTCCCGCGTGTGCGGGTGCGTCAGACGCGAGCGATGTTGACGCCCGAGTCCACGGCCTGCAGGTCGTCCCCGAAGGACACGTCCACGGGGGCGCCGGAGGGCGGGTCATACGGCGCACGCCCGACCTGCTTGGTTCCGAAGCGGGGCATCAGCGGCGCCATGACATAGGAGCGGAAGCACCAGCCGAAGAAGCTCACCGGCTTCAGGTCGGGGTGGATGGACGCCGCGATCTTGGCGTGGGCCTCCGGCAGCAGGCTCCAGTGCAGGCCCGGCGTCTCGTGGTGGACCGCGTGCAGGCCGTTGTTGAAGAGGAAGAAGTTGATGAGGCGACCGGTGAAGCTGCGGCTGTGGTCATGCTCGCTCCAGGGGTCCGAGTGGACGTGCTGGATGTAGTTGAAGAACATGATGGTCCACAGCGAGAAGAAGGCCGGAATCAGGAACGCGAAGGCCCAGACGCGCAGGCCGCCCGCGATGCCGAACATGAAGATGGCCAGCGCGACGAGCGCCGCGTGCGTGCCGCCCCACACGATGTACTGGAGGACAATCTGGCGGAACAGCGCCGGGTTGCGCGCGCGCGCCTTCTCGATGAACGCCTTCGTCGGCTCCTGCTGCCAGTAGGTCGAGATGAAGGGGAAGAAGAAGGCGACCAGGAAGTTGTGCTTCTTGGAGTAGCGCCAGGTGATGGTGGCGTCGCCCGCCTTGTTGACGAACTTGTGGTGGTTCAGGTTGTGCGTCGGAATCCACACGAAGGTGGGGTAGCCGTAGAAGAGCGACAGCCACATGCCCATCGCCTCATTCATCTTCCGGTTGCGGAAGGTGGGGCAGTGATTGTGGTTGTGCGCGATGACCCCCGCGGACAGCGCCAGGTAGCACGCGAGGGGACACAGGTACGGGATGAGCTGGGGGGCGGCGTACATCGAAAGGGCCACCACCGGCATCGCCAGGCACCAGAGAAGGGTACGGACGTCGGCGCGGTAACGGAGCATGGCCGGCAGTGTGCCTTACGCCTCAATCCGGAACCAAAACTATCGCTCTGGCGTAGGGGCGCGTGCCTGCCTGCTCGCGATGTAGGAGGGCATGCGACGCCCTTCCCCTCGGATTCGCAGAGTCCGCAAGGACGCGCCGGGCCGCCTCCCGATTGAAACACGGACGGAATCGTCGAAATGAGCGGTCCGTCGCTTGCGCGCCTTTGGCGCCCGACGGTAATACGCCCGCCACATTCTGACTCTGCAAATCAATCTCAAGACCAAGGAAAATCCATGAAGTCCCGTGTCTATGCCGTGGCGCTCGTGAGTCCGTGGCTCGCCGCGTGTGGGTCCGACGTGGAGGGCAGCCCGGGAACCCCCGTCGTGCCCTTCGTGCAGGTGGCGTCGCCCGTGTCCGGCGCGAGCGTGGACGAGCCCGTGGTGCGGCTGTCCGGCCAGGTGACGGCGCCGGGCACGCTCGCGAAGCTGACGGTGCGGGTGAATGGAGGCCAGCCGCGCCCGGTGGAGGTGGCGGCCAGCGTCTATAACGTGAGCACCTTCGCGGTGGAGCTCACGCTCGCCGAGGGTGACAACGAGGTGACGTTCGACGCCGAGGACCAGGGCG
Encoded here:
- a CDS encoding fatty acid desaturase family protein — encoded protein: MLRYRADVRTLLWCLAMPVVALSMYAAPQLIPYLCPLACYLALSAGVIAHNHNHCPTFRNRKMNEAMGMWLSLFYGYPTFVWIPTHNLNHHKFVNKAGDATITWRYSKKHNFLVAFFFPFISTYWQQEPTKAFIEKARARNPALFRQIVLQYIVWGGTHAALVALAIFMFGIAGGLRVWAFAFLIPAFFSLWTIMFFNYIQHVHSDPWSEHDHSRSFTGRLINFFLFNNGLHAVHHETPGLHWSLLPEAHAKIAASIHPDLKPVSFFGWCFRSYVMAPLMPRFGTKQVGRAPYDPPSGAPVDVSFGDDLQAVDSGVNIARV